A DNA window from Paenibacillus andongensis contains the following coding sequences:
- a CDS encoding SDR family oxidoreductase, protein MSTSKIVLITGGNKGIGLETARQLGKLGFTILLGSRDEARGQEATATLTAENINAKAITLDITDLDTIQSAVKQIDDQYGALDVLINNAGVCLESGLPPSQHELTVLRNTYETNVFGSFSVTKAMLPLIKKSPAGRIVNLSSGLASLTEYNTPESDAEKYGVNLLAYMSSKTAVNALTVLFAKELKDTPIKINSADPGYTATDLNGHTGYRTVEQGASIVVKLATLLGDGPNGGFFDENGVIPW, encoded by the coding sequence ATGAGCACATCAAAAATAGTTTTGATCACTGGCGGAAACAAAGGTATTGGTCTTGAGACTGCTAGGCAATTGGGCAAACTAGGATTCACAATATTGCTCGGTTCAAGAGATGAAGCAAGGGGACAGGAAGCGACGGCTACCCTGACGGCTGAGAACATAAATGCAAAGGCAATTACCCTGGACATAACAGACTTGGATACAATACAATCCGCAGTAAAACAAATTGATGATCAGTATGGAGCTCTTGATGTTCTGATTAATAACGCTGGCGTGTGCTTGGAAAGTGGTCTTCCTCCGAGTCAACACGAATTAACTGTTCTAAGGAATACTTATGAGACAAATGTTTTCGGCAGTTTTTCTGTCACTAAGGCAATGCTCCCCTTGATTAAAAAATCGCCTGCTGGCAGAATTGTAAACCTTTCAAGTGGCTTGGCTTCCTTGACCGAGTATAATACCCCGGAATCGGATGCCGAAAAATACGGAGTAAATTTGCTCGCCTACATGAGTTCGAAAACGGCTGTCAATGCACTAACAGTCTTGTTTGCCAAAGAATTAAAAGATACGCCGATCAAGATAAATTCAGCTGATCCAGGGTACACAGCTACGGATTTGAATGGGCATACGGGTTATCGTACCGTTGAACAGGGCGCTTCCATTGTCGTGAAACTCGCCACCCTTCTGGGCGATGGTCCGAACGGCGGTTTCTTTGATGAGAACGGAGTGATACCGTGGTAA
- a CDS encoding ArsR/SmtB family transcription factor, producing the protein MVEDNAEVRQAVKVYKALGEPTRLKIALLLTEERNLCCSDIGSKLESIAGSTLSHHLKQLTDCGLLDLRKDGTYIYYSVNREIAQKYAPYLLE; encoded by the coding sequence ATGGTCGAGGATAACGCGGAGGTACGGCAAGCCGTCAAAGTATACAAAGCACTAGGAGAACCGACCCGGCTTAAAATTGCCCTGTTGCTTACCGAAGAGAGGAATTTGTGCTGCTCCGATATCGGAAGCAAGCTGGAATCCATCGCTGGCTCGACACTATCCCATCACCTGAAGCAATTGACGGATTGCGGTCTGCTCGATCTCCGTAAGGATGGAACGTATATCTACTACAGCGTGAACCGCGAAATAGCACAAAAGTATGCACCGTATTTGCTGGAATAA
- a CDS encoding ABC transporter substrate-binding protein/permease — MKKHYRYTTLLLLMLVLLTGLPVQTTYGAGSQSENTLVLGTSAEFAPYEFHKTINGKDQIVGFDIDIAREIAKDMGAKLIIEDMSFDALLPALQSSRVDLVISGMTPTDERRKSIDFSDNYYQSKQVLMVRTEDKERYKSMDSLKGEKIGAQKGSVQEEIARSIQEAIITSLDRIPDLVLQLQTKRINAVILEDTVAVGYLQNSALTLAEAVPDDAPVQAAIGIRKGNTELLAQVNSTVARLKSENRITEMVKQASMLSVDKPQSSGNIFTIFWEYRSYYAIGLGYTVLLSALGVLFGFMIGLIISLLRMSRIRAITLLGTTYVEILRGTPMLAQLLIIHYGLALTLGINFTPLQSGIITLSLNSSAYLAEIFRAGIQGVDRGQMEAARSLGMSRWLAMRHVILPQAFKSVLPAIGNEFITIIKESSIISVIGMADIMYQAGVVKNITYKGLSPLIISAAIYFVLTFTLSKLLGAWERRMGASDHR, encoded by the coding sequence GTGAAGAAGCATTACCGTTATACGACGCTGTTATTGTTGATGCTGGTGCTGCTGACCGGCCTTCCTGTTCAGACCACTTATGGGGCAGGTAGCCAGTCGGAGAACACCCTTGTTCTGGGTACCAGCGCTGAATTTGCGCCCTATGAATTTCATAAAACTATAAATGGAAAAGACCAGATCGTGGGCTTTGATATTGATATTGCTCGTGAAATTGCCAAGGACATGGGAGCAAAGCTTATTATTGAGGACATGAGCTTTGATGCCTTGCTGCCCGCTTTGCAAAGTAGCCGGGTTGATCTGGTAATATCCGGAATGACACCAACAGATGAACGCAGGAAAAGTATCGACTTCTCCGACAACTATTACCAATCCAAGCAGGTATTAATGGTTCGTACCGAAGATAAAGAACGCTACAAGAGTATGGATAGCTTGAAGGGTGAAAAGATCGGCGCACAAAAAGGCTCCGTTCAAGAGGAGATTGCGCGATCCATTCAGGAGGCTATTATTACATCTCTTGACCGCATACCGGACCTTGTTCTGCAGTTACAGACGAAACGAATTAATGCCGTCATTCTGGAAGACACCGTTGCCGTCGGTTACCTGCAGAACAGCGCGCTTACACTTGCGGAAGCCGTTCCGGACGATGCACCTGTTCAAGCGGCGATCGGCATCCGCAAAGGCAACACAGAGTTGCTGGCACAAGTCAATTCGACGGTCGCCCGTCTAAAGAGCGAGAACCGTATTACAGAGATGGTTAAACAAGCGAGTATGCTGTCTGTAGATAAGCCGCAATCATCTGGAAATATATTTACAATATTCTGGGAATACCGCAGCTATTACGCGATTGGCCTCGGTTATACGGTGCTGTTGTCTGCGCTTGGCGTCCTGTTTGGCTTCATGATTGGCTTGATCATCAGTCTGCTGCGAATGTCACGTATCCGGGCGATAACCTTGCTGGGTACAACGTATGTTGAGATTTTGCGCGGTACACCTATGTTGGCGCAGCTTTTGATTATCCACTATGGGCTGGCGCTCACGCTGGGGATCAACTTTACCCCGTTGCAGTCAGGTATTATCACGCTGTCCCTGAACAGTTCAGCTTATTTGGCGGAAATTTTCCGTGCGGGTATTCAAGGCGTGGATCGCGGGCAGATGGAAGCAGCCCGTTCGCTTGGAATGAGCAGGTGGCTAGCGATGCGTCATGTTATTTTGCCGCAGGCGTTTAAGTCAGTCCTTCCCGCGATCGGAAATGAGTTTATTACGATTATCAAAGAATCGTCCATTATATCCGTGATCGGAATGGCAGATATTATGTACCAGGCTGGAGTCGTGAAGAATATCACGTACAAGGGACTTAGCCCGCTCATTATTTCAGCTGCGATTTATTTTGTATTGACTTTCACGCTGTCCAAGCTGCTTGGCGCATGGGAACGGAGGATGGGAGCTAGTGATCACCGTTAA
- a CDS encoding NIPSNAP family protein, whose translation MVMLYELRIYTMYEGKMEAIQQRFSQHTLTIFERLGIKVTDFWIDQTGLSKLYYVLAYKDTDERQQLWGTFRQDPEWIEVKRKSEEDGPIIENIQEIFMNRASFFTP comes from the coding sequence ATGGTCATGCTGTACGAGCTGCGTATTTACACGATGTACGAGGGTAAAATGGAAGCCATTCAACAGCGTTTCAGCCAGCATACGCTCACGATCTTTGAGCGGCTGGGGATAAAAGTAACCGATTTCTGGATCGATCAAACTGGCCTTTCGAAGCTGTATTACGTATTGGCATATAAAGATACGGACGAACGTCAGCAGCTTTGGGGCACATTCCGGCAAGATCCCGAGTGGATCGAGGTGAAACGCAAGTCAGAAGAGGATGGGCCGATTATTGAAAATATCCAAGAGATTTTCATGAATCGTGCTTCATTTTTTACACCGTAG
- a CDS encoding ABC transporter permease, with product METTKNHFFTDISVMLGRSMRHIFRSMDTIITVCITPIAMMLLFVYVLGGAIQAGTDNYVNYLLPGILLMAIASGIAYTAYRLFMDKQRGIFERFHTMPISRSALLWGHVLTSLVSNAISLLVIVLVALIMGFRSSAGILPWLAVAGILALFTLALTWVAAISGLTAKTIEGASAFSYPLIFLPFISSAFVPTESMPSIVRAFAENQPVTSIVNAIRALLADQPVGNDIWVALAWCVGILFVAYFFAMRVYKKRV from the coding sequence ATGGAAACGACAAAGAATCACTTCTTCACCGATATTAGTGTTATGCTTGGACGTTCTATGCGTCATATTTTCCGCAGTATGGATACCATCATCACAGTTTGCATCACTCCAATTGCGATGATGCTGCTGTTCGTCTATGTGTTAGGCGGTGCTATTCAAGCCGGAACGGATAACTATGTGAATTACCTGTTACCAGGTATTCTGCTTATGGCGATCGCAAGCGGAATCGCCTATACGGCTTACCGCCTGTTTATGGATAAGCAGCGGGGCATTTTCGAGCGCTTTCACACCATGCCGATTTCACGTTCCGCCTTGCTTTGGGGGCATGTGCTGACCTCGCTCGTATCCAACGCCATATCGCTTCTCGTCATCGTTCTCGTAGCGTTGATTATGGGCTTTCGTTCGTCAGCAGGCATATTGCCATGGCTTGCCGTAGCAGGCATACTCGCATTGTTTACACTGGCCTTAACTTGGGTCGCGGCGATTTCCGGACTGACCGCAAAAACAATTGAAGGTGCAAGCGCGTTTTCCTATCCACTTATCTTCCTGCCATTTATCAGTTCAGCATTTGTGCCGACCGAGTCGATGCCGTCAATCGTTCGCGCTTTTGCCGAAAACCAGCCGGTGACCTCGATCGTGAACGCCATCCGTGCGCTATTGGCAGATCAGCCGGTGGGCAATGATATATGGGTCGCTCTTGCGTGGTGCGTTGGGATATTGTTCGTAGCCTATTTCTTTGCAATGAGGGTGTATAAAAAACGGGTGTGA
- a CDS encoding ABC transporter ATP-binding protein has protein sequence MQNTSIKVVGLQKSYKQLQVLKGVDFEVEKGSIFALLGSNGAGKTTIVKILTTLLKQDSGTATINGFDVASKPENVRQAISLTGQFAAVDEILTGRENLIMIAKLRYLKNPRQVADDLLTRFGLTDAADRRASTYSGGMRRRLDIALSLVGKPQIIFLDEPTTGLDPESRIEVWKIVKELADGGTTVLLTTQYLEEAEQLADRIAILHEGRIIANGTLSELKKMFPSAKVEYVEKQPTLEEIFLAIVGKKEGK, from the coding sequence ATGCAAAACACATCAATTAAAGTGGTTGGCCTGCAAAAGTCCTACAAGCAGCTTCAAGTCTTAAAAGGCGTAGATTTCGAGGTGGAAAAGGGTAGTATTTTCGCCCTGCTCGGTTCCAACGGGGCTGGCAAGACAACGATTGTCAAAATCCTCACCACACTGCTCAAACAAGACAGCGGAACTGCCACCATAAACGGATTCGATGTTGCGTCAAAACCCGAGAATGTACGGCAAGCGATCAGTCTGACCGGGCAATTTGCCGCCGTAGACGAAATCTTGACCGGACGGGAAAATCTGATTATGATTGCCAAATTGCGATACCTCAAAAATCCGCGTCAGGTTGCGGACGATTTGCTTACACGTTTCGGCTTGACAGACGCCGCCGACCGCAGGGCGTCTACTTACTCGGGTGGTATGCGCCGCAGGCTCGACATCGCCTTGAGCCTTGTGGGAAAACCACAGATCATTTTCCTCGACGAGCCGACCACTGGACTTGATCCCGAGTCGCGTATCGAGGTTTGGAAAATTGTTAAGGAGCTTGCCGATGGTGGCACGACGGTACTCCTGACCACGCAGTATTTGGAAGAAGCTGAGCAGCTTGCCGACCGAATTGCCATTTTGCACGAGGGTAGAATTATTGCCAACGGCACGCTTTCGGAGCTTAAAAAGATGTTCCCATCCGCAAAGGTGGAGTATGTTGAAAAACAGCCGACATTAGAAGAGATATTCCTAGCAATCGTCGGCAAAAAGGAGGGAAAGTAA
- a CDS encoding MerR family transcriptional regulator: MPETVSSIKQAAEFTGLSEDTIRYYEKIGLLPYADRKASGHRTYSKHQLEGMVFLTRLKATGMTLEEMKRFRKLYEMGEASLPQRVSILIEHKNRIQNEIDRLLETQRMIDYKIDTYKEVLVNPDLNKKWKSPFAD; the protein is encoded by the coding sequence ATGCCCGAAACCGTAAGCTCAATTAAACAGGCGGCTGAATTCACGGGTCTGTCGGAAGATACGATCCGCTATTACGAGAAAATCGGCTTACTTCCGTATGCCGACCGCAAAGCAAGCGGACACAGAACGTACAGTAAACATCAATTGGAAGGCATGGTCTTTTTAACGAGACTCAAAGCAACCGGAATGACACTGGAAGAAATGAAGCGTTTCCGCAAGCTTTACGAAATGGGTGAAGCTTCACTCCCTCAGAGAGTCTCCATTCTAATCGAACACAAGAATAGAATTCAGAACGAGATTGACAGATTACTGGAGACACAAAGGATGATTGATTACAAAATTGACACTTATAAAGAGGTCCTTGTAAATCCGGATTTAAACAAAAAATGGAAATCCCCATTTGCCGATTGA
- a CDS encoding nitroreductase family protein: MQKHFQNNDFTNIITGRRSVKLYDEDVKISKEELQAIIKEASLAPSSANMQPWRVIVVHSPEGKNKLRPLVQFNTRQNDTSSAMLIILGDTQSELYVEEIYNKAVELGKMPSDVRDKQVTQIMSMFPQIPRELKIEIAKVDASLFAMQLMLVARAHGYDTNPMGGFERDKVVSAFDLDDERYVPVMLLSIGKAKEEGYESVRLHSEQITFWR, from the coding sequence ATGCAAAAACATTTCCAGAATAACGATTTTACCAACATTATTACTGGCCGGCGTTCCGTAAAGCTTTACGATGAGGACGTCAAAATTTCAAAGGAAGAATTGCAAGCTATCATAAAAGAAGCAAGCTTAGCGCCTTCATCTGCGAATATGCAACCATGGCGTGTTATCGTAGTTCATTCCCCTGAAGGGAAAAACAAACTTCGGCCTCTTGTACAGTTTAATACGAGACAAAATGATACATCTTCGGCGATGCTCATTATTTTGGGCGATACTCAGAGTGAATTATACGTAGAAGAAATTTATAATAAAGCTGTAGAATTAGGGAAAATGCCTAGCGATGTACGCGACAAGCAGGTCACACAAATTATGAGCATGTTTCCTCAAATACCGAGAGAATTAAAGATCGAAATTGCCAAAGTCGATGCAAGTTTATTTGCCATGCAGCTAATGCTGGTAGCCCGTGCGCATGGATATGACACCAATCCTATGGGTGGCTTTGAACGTGATAAGGTTGTTAGTGCATTTGATCTGGATGACGAACGATATGTACCAGTCATGCTCCTCTCAATCGGAAAGGCGAAAGAAGAGGGCTATGAATCTGTGCGCTTGCATAGTGAGCAAATTACTTTTTGGCGCTAA
- a CDS encoding S-layer homology domain-containing protein, with product MGKYRYIWITCIFWLMLACHAFASTALSNGQLVSDGSTVHEVNLTVAVMDTSGNYIYRGADVAVFEGASKSGPFTAKSGKLTRVLTDSTSIAVALGSAADYEAGKWYKIGYRILYSPIGQGSDTIVIGEQANGKDGWKLAQDGAGYDLMFSVYKAPPSAPVISADPVAPTNGVVTVTINYPSDAVQKKYRIGSGSWQDYTGPISIVENGTVDAYAVDAAGNQSEQRSYTVSNIDKTPPVIIPYVTGITVSPKSVQLKLGSQENRQLQVTAAVSDNTTRDVTAALEGTTYASSDMNVATISLNGLIAAKQAGQSVITVTNGVYSDTVNLTISPADVIVNPPPPATPPYVTGITVSPKSVQLKLGSQENRQLQVTAAMSDNTTRDVTAALEGTTFASSDVNVATVSLNGLIAAKQAGQSVITVTNGVYSDTLNLTISPANVIVNPPPPATPPYVTGITVSPKSVQLKLGSQENRQLQVTAAMSDNTTRDVTAAFEGTTFASSDVNVATVSLNGLIAAKQAGQSVITVTNGVYQDNVKVTVSPVDVIVKTPPSDTSNGNIPSGAENPMIPSAATVMSAEREIRATEGGTVKLDNVVSIDIPDGALSKDGKITIVVIPTEHAPAFSGMSRLSPIVEFTSSENNAFQKPLKLSFSYESQNIEKGKVPAVFYYNENQARWIYVGGQAGQDGSIVMEINHFTKFGVFAVSLKVFSDLSGHWSQAYAQRLIGMGAIHGYEDGTFRPDQTVTRAEFVKLLADLLALKPAAGSTAFLDSTSIPDWAKDAVGSAVQAGWVQGDGVQGHAQFKPNEPVTRAEIAMIFSRILPSHSDSATPVQTVFSDQVSIPEWAHPAIQWIASQHLINGYPDGSFRAEEPATRAETVKMLSMLLSALHL from the coding sequence ATGGGAAAATACCGCTATATATGGATCACCTGCATCTTTTGGCTGATGCTCGCTTGTCATGCTTTCGCTTCAACAGCTTTATCTAACGGACAGCTGGTTAGCGACGGATCTACGGTACACGAGGTCAATTTGACGGTAGCTGTCATGGATACATCAGGCAACTACATTTACCGTGGTGCCGACGTTGCAGTCTTCGAAGGAGCTTCTAAGAGCGGTCCCTTTACTGCGAAATCAGGCAAATTAACACGAGTCCTAACAGATAGTACGAGCATAGCTGTTGCTCTGGGCAGCGCAGCAGACTATGAAGCGGGCAAATGGTATAAAATAGGCTACCGAATCCTATACAGCCCAATTGGACAGGGCTCCGATACGATCGTGATCGGCGAGCAAGCGAATGGCAAAGACGGGTGGAAATTAGCGCAAGATGGAGCCGGGTACGATTTAATGTTTTCAGTATATAAAGCACCCCCGAGCGCGCCAGTGATCAGTGCTGACCCAGTTGCGCCAACGAATGGCGTAGTGACGGTCACGATCAATTATCCGAGCGATGCCGTGCAGAAGAAATACCGGATCGGATCAGGTTCGTGGCAGGATTATACGGGACCGATCAGCATTGTGGAAAATGGGACCGTTGATGCGTACGCCGTTGATGCAGCAGGCAACCAGAGCGAGCAACGATCGTACACTGTTAGCAATATTGACAAGACACCACCTGTAATTATTCCCTATGTGACGGGAATTACGGTATCCCCTAAATCAGTTCAACTGAAGCTGGGCAGCCAAGAGAACCGGCAACTGCAAGTCACCGCAGCCGTGTCGGACAACACGACACGCGATGTGACGGCTGCACTCGAAGGGACCACTTACGCGAGCAGTGATATGAACGTTGCGACGATTTCACTTAACGGCCTCATCGCCGCTAAACAAGCAGGTCAGTCTGTTATTACCGTCACAAACGGAGTTTACAGTGACACTGTGAACCTCACGATTAGCCCGGCGGATGTGATCGTCAATCCGCCGCCACCGGCGACACCTCCCTATGTGACGGGAATTACGGTATCCCCTAAATCAGTTCAACTGAAGCTGGGCAGCCAAGAGAACCGGCAATTGCAAGTCACAGCAGCCATGTCGGATAACACGACACGCGATGTGACGGCTGCACTCGAAGGTACCACTTTTGCTAGCAGCGACGTGAACGTTGCGACGGTTTCACTTAACGGCCTCATCGCCGCTAAACAAGCAGGACAGTCTGTTATTACCGTCACAAACGGAGTTTACAGTGACACTTTGAACCTCACGATTAGCCCGGCGAATGTGATCGTCAATCCGCCACCACCGGCGACACCTCCCTATGTGACGGGAATTACGGTATCACCGAAATCTGTTCAACTGAAGCTGGGCAGCCAAGAGAACCGGCAATTGCAAGTCACAGCGGCCATGTCGGATAACACGACTCGCGATGTGACGGCTGCATTCGAAGGTACCACTTTTGCTAGCAGCGACGTGAACGTTGCGACGGTTTCACTTAACGGCCTCATCGCCGCTAAACAAGCAGGACAATCCGTCATTACAGTTACGAACGGAGTCTATCAAGATAACGTGAAGGTTACGGTTAGCCCGGTCGATGTCATCGTCAAAACGCCTCCCAGCGATACGTCAAATGGAAATATACCATCAGGAGCAGAGAATCCTATGATTCCATCAGCAGCTACAGTGATGAGTGCCGAGCGTGAAATCCGAGCGACTGAAGGCGGTACGGTCAAGCTAGATAATGTCGTATCCATCGATATTCCGGATGGTGCCTTATCTAAGGATGGTAAGATTACCATAGTGGTAATACCGACAGAACATGCCCCGGCATTCTCGGGGATGAGCCGTTTAAGTCCTATTGTAGAATTCACTAGCAGTGAGAATAACGCATTCCAAAAGCCGTTAAAGCTGAGCTTCAGCTATGAGTCACAAAACATAGAAAAAGGAAAAGTTCCTGCTGTATTCTACTATAATGAGAATCAAGCGCGTTGGATCTATGTTGGTGGGCAAGCTGGGCAGGACGGTTCCATCGTGATGGAAATCAATCATTTTACCAAATTCGGGGTTTTCGCGGTTAGCTTGAAGGTATTCTCTGATCTTTCAGGGCATTGGTCGCAAGCCTATGCACAACGTTTAATTGGCATGGGGGCCATTCATGGGTATGAGGACGGAACGTTCCGGCCTGACCAAACGGTTACCCGAGCGGAGTTCGTCAAATTGCTCGCGGACTTGCTCGCTTTGAAGCCGGCTGCTGGCTCAACAGCATTTTTAGACAGCACGTCGATCCCTGATTGGGCTAAAGATGCAGTTGGCTCGGCCGTTCAAGCAGGCTGGGTTCAGGGAGATGGAGTCCAAGGCCATGCGCAGTTTAAACCCAATGAGCCTGTGACTCGAGCCGAAATCGCGATGATCTTCTCAAGAATATTACCATCGCATTCTGACTCCGCTACTCCCGTTCAAACGGTGTTTTCCGATCAAGTGAGCATACCGGAGTGGGCTCACCCAGCCATTCAATGGATCGCCTCTCAGCATCTGATTAACGGGTATCCGGACGGATCCTTCAGAGCTGAGGAACCGGCCACAAGAGCCGAAACGGTGAAGATGTTGAGTATGCTTCTGTCAGCACTTCATCTTTAA
- a CDS encoding amino acid ABC transporter ATP-binding protein, which translates to MITVKDLRKSYGEAEILKGIDISIEGGEVVVVIGPSGSGKSTFLRCINLLEQPSGGEILFENESITARGHNINATREKMGMVFQHFNLFPHKTIMQNLTLAPTKVKGLSTVAAEKTALKLLHTVGLADKKDCYPSQLSGGQQQRIAIARALAMQPHVMLFDEPTSALDPEMVGEVLDVMKKLAKGGMTMIIVTHEMGFAREVGDRIVFMDKGVIVEEGTPEQVFGNPSNTRTKDFLAKVL; encoded by the coding sequence GTGATCACCGTTAAAGATTTACGCAAATCATATGGAGAAGCAGAAATTCTCAAAGGAATAGATATCAGCATCGAAGGCGGTGAGGTCGTCGTTGTCATCGGGCCGAGTGGCTCGGGGAAAAGCACCTTTCTGCGCTGCATCAACCTTCTGGAGCAGCCCAGCGGCGGGGAAATCCTGTTTGAAAACGAGTCCATTACCGCCCGTGGGCACAACATTAACGCCACCCGGGAGAAAATGGGCATGGTGTTCCAGCATTTCAACTTGTTTCCGCATAAGACCATTATGCAAAATCTGACCCTGGCACCTACCAAGGTGAAAGGCCTGTCAACCGTTGCAGCGGAGAAAACTGCGTTGAAGCTGCTGCACACTGTTGGACTGGCAGATAAAAAGGATTGCTACCCTTCCCAACTCTCCGGCGGACAACAGCAGCGGATTGCCATTGCACGCGCCTTGGCGATGCAGCCGCATGTGATGCTATTTGACGAGCCGACCTCGGCACTTGATCCGGAAATGGTAGGAGAGGTGCTGGATGTTATGAAGAAGTTGGCTAAAGGTGGCATGACGATGATTATCGTGACCCATGAGATGGGATTTGCCCGTGAAGTAGGCGACAGAATTGTGTTTATGGATAAAGGTGTGATCGTGGAGGAAGGGACTCCTGAGCAAGTGTTTGGAAACCCGTCTAACACCCGCACGAAAGATTTTTTGGCGAAAGTTCTATAG
- a CDS encoding MerR family transcriptional regulator, giving the protein MMKANEVSRLTELPISTLRFYERKQLIPEQFISRDENNYRIYDEEVVDYLQDVRMLLTLGFTIQELILLINESSHIEKKALVAEKIKYIQELEAQLEASKTFLKNVLEGKANFQTRCKYKQ; this is encoded by the coding sequence ATGATGAAAGCGAATGAAGTTTCTAGGCTGACAGAGTTACCCATATCTACCTTGCGATTCTATGAACGCAAACAGTTGATCCCGGAGCAGTTTATATCAAGGGATGAAAATAATTACCGCATATATGATGAAGAAGTGGTTGATTATTTACAGGATGTGAGAATGCTGCTCACGTTAGGTTTTACGATTCAGGAATTAATTTTACTCATAAATGAGAGTTCACATATAGAGAAGAAGGCACTGGTTGCGGAAAAAATTAAATATATTCAGGAGCTGGAAGCACAATTGGAGGCATCAAAAACATTCTTAAAGAATGTTTTAGAGGGCAAGGCAAATTTTCAAACCCGATGCAAATATAAGCAGTAA
- a CDS encoding MFS transporter produces MSYAWKIYMLAAVSFLVGTSEFIIAGILDKVAEDIGVSVSAAGQLITVFSLAYAFGTPILMAVTARLERRKLLLYSLGLFVIGNGITFILPGYESLIGSRIILALSTGVFVVTAMTVASKMAPPEKQGSAIATLVMGFSTSLIIGVPLGRVVASAYDWKTIFGGIGVLGLFAMLVIAFTIPQTDGEEPVPLRKQLALLKERKIVLALSVTFFWIGGYSIAYTYISPFLLTVTGMSEKWVSIGLFAFGIASLIGSKLGGYSTDKWGFPRTLVGGMLLHAVALILLSLAALSPALVFPLLMLWSFSAWSSGPTQQVHLITLAPQASGIMLSLNMSVVQLAMAAGAGIGGIVIEQASLPAISWIGAAGVTIAAGTAAASLGLSRSHSRRKLEERNLREAEA; encoded by the coding sequence ATGTCATACGCTTGGAAAATTTACATGTTGGCCGCCGTCAGTTTTCTTGTCGGAACGTCGGAGTTTATCATCGCAGGCATTTTGGATAAAGTTGCGGAGGATATCGGTGTCTCGGTGTCCGCTGCAGGACAGCTCATTACCGTTTTCTCGCTCGCTTACGCTTTCGGGACCCCTATCCTTATGGCCGTTACTGCCCGCTTGGAGCGACGGAAGCTGCTGCTTTACTCACTCGGCCTTTTCGTAATAGGAAACGGAATCACCTTTATTTTGCCCGGATATGAATCTCTAATCGGATCTCGGATCATCTTGGCACTCAGTACCGGGGTGTTTGTCGTTACGGCCATGACCGTAGCCTCCAAGATGGCTCCGCCTGAAAAGCAAGGCAGCGCCATAGCGACACTCGTTATGGGCTTCAGTACCTCGCTGATCATCGGCGTTCCTCTTGGAAGAGTTGTCGCTTCCGCCTACGATTGGAAAACAATTTTCGGGGGAATCGGCGTACTCGGGCTGTTCGCTATGCTTGTTATTGCCTTCACGATTCCGCAAACGGATGGCGAAGAGCCAGTGCCGCTTCGCAAACAGTTGGCGCTGTTGAAGGAACGAAAAATCGTTTTGGCCTTGTCTGTAACCTTCTTCTGGATCGGTGGATATTCGATTGCCTATACGTACATTTCGCCATTTCTACTTACCGTTACGGGAATGAGCGAAAAATGGGTGAGCATCGGATTGTTCGCTTTCGGCATCGCAAGCTTGATCGGCTCTAAGCTCGGAGGCTATAGCACAGACAAATGGGGATTCCCCCGCACGCTGGTCGGCGGCATGCTGCTGCACGCAGTAGCTCTAATCCTGTTATCGCTGGCAGCTCTATCCCCTGCTCTCGTGTTCCCGCTTCTAATGCTCTGGTCGTTCTCGGCCTGGTCGTCGGGTCCTACGCAGCAGGTTCATTTAATTACGCTTGCTCCGCAAGCTTCCGGCATTATGCTTAGTCTAAACATGTCGGTCGTGCAGCTTGCCATGGCCGCCGGAGCGGGGATCGGGGGCATCGTCATAGAGCAAGCGTCGTTACCGGCCATCAGTTGGATTGGGGCGGCGGGAGTTACCATCGCCGCAGGGACAGCCGCCGCATCGCTCGGACTATCTCGCTCCCATTCGCGTAGGAAGTTGGAAGAGCGAAATTTGAGGGAAGCGGAAGCCTGA